In one Mesorhizobium australicum genomic region, the following are encoded:
- the alr gene encoding alanine racemase has translation MSESHHAAGSDIRFAGGSLTIDLDALKANYAALAKICEPALTAGVVKGDAYGLGIDRVVPALAEAGCTRYFVALPEEGAAVRAAAPDATVYVLNGLFSEESGSLYVENRLIPVLNSPVDVRLWEVISGVSGERLPCAVHVDTGMNRLGLTVAEALSFAEENSLTRAVEPILVMSHLACADQPAHPLNRRQLESYQTVAAAFPGIESSLANSPGVLLGAEYHFSLTRPGIAVYGGALVSGSASPMRPVVTAEARIVQVRHARAGETVGYGASQTLARDTTIAIAAIGYADGYPRSSSAAGIPLRQNGGPGGHGFIQGRRVPILGRVTMDLTMFDVTDLGPDMVAKGDFIELFGPNLPIDEAAEAAGTISYELLTSLGRRYHRRYVGG, from the coding sequence GTGTCGGAAAGCCATCACGCAGCCGGCTCCGACATCCGCTTCGCCGGCGGGAGCCTGACGATCGATCTCGACGCGCTCAAGGCGAACTACGCCGCGCTGGCGAAGATCTGCGAGCCGGCGCTGACCGCCGGCGTCGTCAAGGGCGACGCGTACGGCCTCGGCATCGACCGCGTGGTGCCCGCGCTGGCCGAGGCCGGCTGCACGCGCTACTTCGTCGCCCTGCCGGAAGAAGGAGCCGCTGTGCGCGCCGCGGCGCCCGACGCGACCGTCTATGTTCTCAACGGACTGTTTTCGGAGGAGTCCGGCAGCCTTTATGTCGAGAACCGCCTCATCCCGGTGTTGAACTCGCCGGTCGACGTGCGCCTGTGGGAGGTGATCTCGGGCGTCAGCGGCGAAAGGCTGCCCTGCGCGGTCCATGTCGACACCGGCATGAACAGGCTCGGCCTGACCGTGGCGGAAGCGCTGTCCTTTGCCGAGGAGAACAGCCTGACACGGGCGGTGGAGCCCATTCTGGTGATGAGCCACCTCGCCTGCGCCGACCAGCCCGCCCATCCACTGAACCGGCGACAGCTCGAATCATACCAGACGGTTGCGGCGGCTTTTCCAGGCATCGAATCAAGCCTGGCCAACTCGCCCGGCGTGCTTCTGGGCGCCGAGTACCACTTCTCCCTGACGCGACCGGGCATCGCCGTCTATGGCGGTGCGTTGGTGTCGGGCTCTGCCAGCCCGATGCGCCCCGTGGTGACGGCGGAGGCACGGATCGTGCAGGTGCGCCACGCGCGGGCCGGCGAAACGGTCGGCTACGGCGCGAGCCAGACGCTGGCGCGCGACACGACCATCGCGATCGCGGCGATCGGCTACGCCGACGGCTATCCGCGCTCCTCCTCGGCCGCGGGCATCCCGCTGCGCCAGAACGGGGGGCCTGGCGGCCATGGCTTCATCCAAGGGCGGCGCGTGCCGATCCTCGGGCGGGTGACGATGGACCTGACGATGTTCGATGTGACCGATCTCGGCCCGGATATGGTCGCGAAGGGCGACTTCATCGAACTGTTCGGACCGAACCTGCCGATCGACGAGGCGGCCGAGGCGGCCGGCACGATCTCCTACGAACTGCTGACCTCGCTCGGACGGCGCTATCACCGGCGATATGTGGGCGGGTAA
- a CDS encoding type II toxin-antitoxin system Phd/YefM family antitoxin, with translation MIKVSSAEFQRNIGRYQDMALKEPIAVTRNGRERTVMLSIEEYQRLKRRDRRVMGLEDFTDEDIAAIERARAPEHTKAFDHEVED, from the coding sequence ATGATCAAAGTCAGCTCAGCGGAATTCCAGCGCAACATCGGCCGCTATCAGGACATGGCGCTCAAGGAACCCATCGCCGTCACCCGCAACGGGCGCGAGCGGACCGTCATGCTCTCGATCGAGGAATATCAGCGCCTGAAGCGGCGGGACCGTCGGGTCATGGGGCTTGAGGATTTTACCGACGAGGATATCGCGGCGATCGAGCGAGCGCGCGCGCCGGAGCACACCAAGGCATTCGACCATGAGGTCGAAGATTAG
- a CDS encoding exopolysaccharide biosynthesis protein, giving the protein MSIEFADTRESLYQALTRAIDSIEGSTITLRKLLALVGEHGLLFLCALLTIPFLIPVSIPGVSTVFGAAIILVSVGITTNRMPWLPDRIMDKEMDAVKLSGILRRGAEVVAKVETYIRPRAQAITGSGLASRINGLALIFAGVLLMAPLGLVPFSNTLPAFAILLLAVGMSQRDGLVVLAGYAMIVATLIYFGVLAWLAFAAGQGLAGFFGG; this is encoded by the coding sequence TTGAGCATCGAATTCGCCGACACCAGGGAATCGCTCTACCAGGCGCTGACGCGGGCGATCGATTCCATCGAGGGCTCGACCATCACGCTGCGCAAGCTGCTGGCGCTCGTCGGCGAGCACGGGCTGCTCTTCCTCTGCGCGCTGCTGACCATCCCTTTTCTGATTCCTGTCTCGATCCCCGGCGTCAGCACGGTCTTCGGCGCGGCGATCATCCTGGTCTCGGTCGGCATCACCACCAACCGGATGCCGTGGCTGCCGGACAGGATCATGGACAAGGAGATGGATGCCGTAAAACTCTCCGGCATCCTACGGCGCGGCGCCGAGGTCGTCGCCAAGGTCGAGACCTACATCCGTCCGCGCGCGCAGGCGATCACCGGCAGCGGCCTTGCGAGCCGCATCAACGGCCTCGCCCTGATCTTCGCCGGCGTGCTCCTGATGGCGCCGCTCGGCCTGGTGCCGTTCTCCAACACGCTGCCGGCCTTCGCGATCCTGCTGCTCGCGGTCGGCATGTCGCAGCGCGACGGGCTGGTCGTGCTCGCCGGCTACGCGATGATCGTTGCCACGCTCATCTATTTCGGCGTGCTCGCTTGGCTCGCCTTCGCAGCCGGGCAGGGCCTGGCCGGCTTCTTCGGCGGCTGA
- the rplI gene encoding 50S ribosomal protein L9 gives MEVILLERISRLGQMGETVKVKDGFARNFLLPQGKALRANDANKKKFEGQRAQLEARNLERKSEAQKIADQLDGKSFVAVRSAGETGQLYGSVSTRDIADLLTAEGFTVSRNQVELNQPIKEIGLRNVAIALHPEVEVTITLNIARSADEAERQAKGETLTTAEAIYGDDINENARPDAFFDPNAEEDEEA, from the coding sequence ATGGAAGTTATTCTCCTCGAACGCATTTCCCGCCTCGGCCAGATGGGCGAGACCGTCAAGGTCAAGGACGGGTTCGCCCGCAACTTCCTGCTGCCGCAGGGCAAGGCGCTGCGCGCCAACGACGCGAACAAGAAGAAGTTCGAAGGCCAGCGCGCCCAGCTCGAAGCCCGCAATCTCGAGCGCAAGTCCGAAGCCCAGAAGATCGCCGACCAGCTCGACGGCAAGTCGTTCGTGGCCGTGCGTTCCGCCGGCGAGACGGGCCAGCTCTACGGTTCGGTGTCGACCCGCGACATCGCCGACCTCCTGACCGCCGAGGGCTTCACCGTCTCGCGCAACCAGGTCGAGCTCAACCAGCCGATCAAGGAGATCGGCCTGCGCAACGTCGCGATCGCGCTCCATCCGGAGGTCGAGGTCACGATCACGCTCAACATCGCCCGCTCCGCCGACGAGGCCGAGCGCCAGGCCAAGGGCGAGACGCTGACGACCGCCGAGGCGATCTACGGCGACGACATCAACGAAAACGCCCGTCCGGACGCCTTCTTCGATCCGAACGCGGAAGAAGACGAAGAAGCCTGA
- the rpsR gene encoding 30S ribosomal protein S18: MAETVSAPQRRPFHRRRKTCPFSGANAPRIDYKDVRLLQRYISERGKIVPSRITAVSQKKQRELAQAIKRARFLALLPYVVR; the protein is encoded by the coding sequence ATGGCCGAGACCGTTTCCGCCCCGCAGCGGCGCCCCTTCCACCGCCGTCGCAAGACCTGCCCGTTCTCGGGCGCCAATGCGCCGCGCATCGACTACAAGGACGTGCGTCTCCTGCAGCGCTACATTTCCGAGCGCGGCAAGATCGTCCCGTCCCGCATTACGGCCGTCAGCCAGAAGAAGCAGCGCGAACTCGCCCAGGCGATCAAGCGCGCGCGCTTCCTGGCACTTCTGCCCTACGTAGTCCGCTGA
- a CDS encoding CvpA family protein → MPITLLDGILVGFTLVSAMLAMVRGLSREVLSIASWVAAAAAAFFFYPMVLPYVTPYVDQKQLALAISAAIVFFIALIVVTVITMKIADFIIDSRVGALDRTLGFLYGAARGILVVAVGLLFFNWLVGTNQPGWIANAKSRPLLETIGQRLQALLPDDPDKSILGKLPIGSNDAPAADDTAPATETPAEPEPEGETSN, encoded by the coding sequence ATGCCGATCACATTGCTGGACGGAATTCTCGTCGGCTTTACGCTCGTCTCGGCGATGCTGGCGATGGTCCGCGGACTGTCGCGCGAGGTCCTGTCGATCGCCTCCTGGGTCGCGGCTGCGGCTGCGGCATTCTTCTTCTACCCCATGGTGCTGCCTTATGTGACGCCCTATGTGGACCAGAAGCAGCTCGCGCTTGCCATCTCCGCAGCGATCGTCTTCTTCATCGCGCTGATCGTGGTGACGGTGATCACGATGAAGATCGCCGATTTCATCATCGACAGCCGGGTCGGGGCGCTCGACCGTACGCTCGGCTTCCTCTACGGCGCGGCGCGCGGCATTCTGGTTGTCGCCGTCGGTCTGCTGTTCTTCAACTGGCTCGTCGGCACGAACCAGCCTGGCTGGATCGCCAACGCGAAGTCTCGGCCGCTGCTGGAGACGATCGGCCAGCGGCTGCAGGCGCTGCTGCCGGACGATCCGGACAAATCGATCCTCGGCAAACTGCCGATCGGGTCGAACGACGCGCCCGCGGCAGACGACACCGCCCCCGCGACCGAGACGCCGGCGGAACCGGAGCCCGAGGGCGAAACGAGCAACTGA
- the rpsF gene encoding 30S ribosomal protein S6, translating to MALYEHVFLARQDLSPQQVDALVEQYKGVISAGGGSVGRVENWGLKSLTYRVNKNRKAYYTLMDITAPAAAVKEMERQMGLSEDVLRFMTIKVDKHEEGQSAMLQKRDRDDRGDRGDRPSRFGDRERGDRPPRSFGGDRDGGDRGPRRPRENFEGAE from the coding sequence ATGGCACTTTACGAGCACGTGTTCCTTGCCCGGCAGGACCTCTCGCCGCAGCAGGTCGATGCACTTGTCGAACAGTACAAGGGCGTCATCTCCGCTGGTGGTGGTTCGGTGGGCCGGGTCGAGAACTGGGGACTGAAGTCCCTCACCTACCGCGTCAACAAGAACCGCAAGGCGTATTACACGCTGATGGACATCACCGCGCCGGCAGCCGCCGTCAAGGAGATGGAGCGTCAGATGGGCCTGTCGGAAGACGTCCTCCGCTTCATGACCATCAAGGTCGACAAGCACGAGGAAGGCCAATCCGCGATGCTGCAGAAGCGCGACCGCGACGACCGCGGCGATCGTGGCGACCGTCCGTCCCGCTTCGGCGACCGCGAACGCGGCGACCGTCCGCCGCGCAGCTTCGGCGGCGACCGTGACGGTGGTGACCGTGGTCCGCGCCGTCCGCGCGAGAACTTTGAAGGAGCCGAATGA
- the radA gene encoding DNA repair protein RadA, translating to MARARTQFICQNCGAVHQRWAGKCDACGEWNTLVEEGTAGGIGSGPQTLKSARKGRAVALTSLSGDIEDAPRIISGIGELDRVTGGGFVRGSALLVGGDPGIGKSTLLTQAAAALARRGHRVVYVSGEEAVAQIRLRAQRLTVADSTVELAAETNVEDILATLADGKRPDMVILDSIQTLWTDLAESAPGTVTQVRASAQAMIRYAKSTGAAIVLVGHVTKEGQIAGPRVVEHMVDAVLYFEGEGGHHYRILRTIKNRFGPTDEIGVFEMSDKGLRDVANPSELFLGERSGKAPGAAVFAGMEGTRPVLVEIQALVAPSPLGTPRRSLVGWDSARLSMVLAVLEAHCGVRFATHDVYLNVAGGYRISEPAADLAVAAALVSSLTGLALPADCVYFGEISLSGAIRPVAHAAQRLKEAEKLGFRQAVMPASSGELPTALTIGSTQPEHLADLVARIAGSKRRRDDD from the coding sequence ATGGCCCGCGCCCGGACCCAATTCATCTGCCAGAACTGCGGCGCTGTGCACCAGCGCTGGGCGGGCAAGTGCGACGCCTGCGGCGAGTGGAACACGCTGGTCGAGGAAGGCACGGCCGGCGGCATCGGCTCTGGCCCGCAGACGCTGAAGAGTGCGCGCAAGGGGCGCGCGGTGGCGCTGACCAGCCTGTCCGGCGACATCGAGGACGCGCCGCGCATCATTTCGGGGATCGGCGAGCTGGATCGCGTGACCGGCGGCGGCTTCGTGCGCGGTTCCGCACTTCTGGTCGGCGGCGATCCGGGCATCGGCAAGTCCACCCTGCTGACGCAGGCGGCCGCCGCGCTGGCGCGGCGCGGGCACCGCGTCGTCTACGTTTCGGGCGAGGAGGCGGTGGCGCAGATCAGGCTGCGCGCCCAACGCCTGACGGTGGCCGATTCGACGGTGGAGCTCGCCGCGGAGACCAATGTCGAAGACATTCTTGCCACGCTCGCCGACGGCAAGCGGCCAGACATGGTCATCCTCGATTCGATCCAGACGCTGTGGACGGACCTCGCCGAATCGGCACCGGGCACGGTGACGCAGGTGCGCGCTTCCGCGCAGGCGATGATCCGCTATGCCAAATCGACGGGTGCCGCCATCGTGCTCGTCGGCCATGTCACCAAGGAAGGCCAGATCGCGGGCCCCCGCGTCGTCGAGCACATGGTCGACGCGGTGCTCTATTTCGAGGGCGAAGGCGGCCACCACTACCGCATCCTGCGCACGATCAAGAACCGTTTCGGCCCGACCGACGAGATCGGCGTGTTCGAGATGTCGGACAAGGGCCTGCGCGACGTGGCGAACCCGTCCGAGCTGTTCCTCGGCGAGCGCAGCGGAAAGGCGCCCGGCGCCGCCGTTTTCGCCGGGATGGAAGGCACCAGGCCCGTCCTGGTCGAGATCCAGGCGCTGGTCGCCCCCTCCCCGCTCGGCACGCCGCGCCGCTCGCTGGTCGGCTGGGACAGCGCGCGGCTGTCCATGGTGCTGGCGGTGCTGGAGGCGCATTGTGGCGTGCGCTTTGCCACGCATGACGTCTATCTCAACGTTGCGGGCGGTTACCGGATCTCGGAGCCGGCTGCCGATCTTGCTGTCGCGGCTGCATTGGTTTCGTCCCTGACCGGCCTTGCCCTTCCAGCCGATTGCGTCTATTTCGGCGAAATCAGCCTATCGGGAGCCATCAGGCCAGTGGCGCACGCGGCGCAGCGTCTCAAAGAAGCGGAAAAACTCGGGTTCCGGCAGGCGGTGATGCCCGCTTCGTCGGGCGAGCTTCCGACCGCGCTGACCATCGGTTCGACCCAGCCTGAGCACCTTGCCGACCTCGTTGCCCGGATTGCCGGATCGAAGCGCCGCCGCGACGACGACTGA
- a CDS encoding SAM-dependent methyltransferase, giving the protein MNRLLQSVVNGLVRTGNLTVTGPKGKSVHFGDGSGQHVHVAIHTRHAEIAIALDPTLALPEAYMDGEIDIVEGDVFELVRIAFQNMGPAGVEAVWARAIEGIRYGLRRVHQLNNAARSRANVHSHYDLSGELYRLFLDTDMQYSCAYFERPDMTLEEAQEAKKRHLAAKLRMSPQLSVLDIGSGWGGLGLYLARHFDASVLGVTLSTEQHAVSTQRAQSEHLENHVHFELRDYRDLQERFDRIVSVGMFEHVGVNHFQTYFDKAASLLKPDGVMLMHTIGRSGRPVATNAFIRKYIFPGGYIPSMSEILPAIERSGLAVTDVEVLRLHYAETLKAWRERFLANRDKAKALYDERFCRMWEFYLAASEASFRWQDLVVFQIQLTKSNAVLPITRDYIAEAEDDLRGESSDEPSPRRRNRQREDG; this is encoded by the coding sequence ATGAACAGGCTCCTGCAGAGTGTGGTCAACGGGCTGGTCCGGACGGGGAACCTCACCGTCACGGGGCCCAAGGGAAAATCGGTCCATTTCGGCGACGGCAGCGGCCAGCACGTGCATGTGGCGATCCACACGCGCCATGCCGAGATCGCGATCGCGCTGGACCCGACGCTGGCCCTGCCCGAAGCCTACATGGACGGCGAGATCGATATCGTCGAGGGCGACGTCTTCGAACTGGTGCGGATCGCGTTCCAGAACATGGGACCGGCCGGCGTCGAGGCGGTGTGGGCGCGCGCGATCGAGGGCATCCGCTACGGCCTGCGCCGGGTGCACCAGCTGAATAACGCCGCGCGGTCCCGCGCCAACGTCCACAGCCACTACGACCTGTCGGGCGAGCTCTACCGGCTCTTCCTCGACACGGACATGCAGTATTCCTGCGCCTATTTCGAGCGGCCCGACATGACGCTCGAAGAAGCGCAGGAGGCCAAGAAGCGGCACCTCGCGGCCAAGCTGCGGATGAGCCCGCAGCTCAGCGTGCTCGACATAGGCTCGGGCTGGGGCGGGCTCGGCCTCTATCTCGCCCGCCATTTCGACGCGAGCGTGCTGGGCGTGACGCTCTCCACCGAGCAGCATGCCGTCTCGACCCAGCGCGCCCAGTCCGAACATCTCGAAAATCACGTCCATTTCGAGCTGCGCGACTATCGCGATCTGCAGGAGCGGTTCGACCGCATCGTGTCGGTCGGCATGTTCGAGCATGTCGGCGTGAACCATTTCCAGACCTATTTCGACAAGGCGGCCTCGCTGCTCAAGCCGGATGGCGTCATGCTGATGCACACGATCGGACGCAGCGGCCGGCCGGTGGCGACGAACGCGTTCATCCGCAAATACATTTTCCCTGGCGGATACATCCCCTCGATGTCCGAGATCCTGCCGGCAATCGAGCGGTCGGGACTGGCGGTGACGGACGTCGAGGTGCTGCGGCTGCACTATGCCGAGACGCTCAAGGCCTGGCGCGAGCGCTTCCTCGCCAACCGCGACAAGGCCAAGGCGCTCTATGACGAACGTTTCTGCCGGATGTGGGAGTTCTATCTCGCGGCATCCGAAGCCTCGTTCCGGTGGCAGGACCTGGTGGTGTTCCAGATCCAGCTGACGAAGTCGAACGCGGTACTGCCGATCACGCGCGACTATATCGCCGAGGCGGAAGACGACCTGCGCGGCGAAAGCAGCGACGAGCCGTCGCCCAGGCGGCGCAACCGGCAGCGCGAAGACGGCTGA
- a CDS encoding SDR family NAD(P)-dependent oxidoreductase — translation MTSIPDLSGRVALVTGASRGIGYHLAKQLAAAGAHVIAVARTVGGLEELDDEIKAAGGSATLVPLDLTDMAGIDRLGGSIHQRWGKLDILVANAGVLGVIAPIGHVEAKVFDKVMAVNVTGTWRLIRSVDPLLRLSDAGRAIVISSGAAHSARAFWAPYAASKAAVEALARSWADETKNMALRVNIVDPGATRTAMRAQAMPGENPDTLPTPADVAASILRLASPSLTDTGRIWNVRKGGWTDYRQPE, via the coding sequence ATGACCAGCATTCCCGACCTCTCAGGGCGCGTCGCGCTCGTCACCGGCGCGTCGCGCGGCATCGGCTACCATCTGGCAAAGCAACTGGCGGCGGCGGGTGCACATGTGATCGCGGTTGCTCGCACCGTCGGCGGGTTGGAAGAGCTCGACGACGAGATCAAGGCGGCGGGCGGCTCCGCGACGCTGGTGCCGCTCGACCTGACCGACATGGCCGGCATCGACCGTCTCGGCGGCTCGATCCACCAGCGCTGGGGCAAGCTCGACATTCTGGTGGCGAACGCCGGCGTGCTCGGCGTGATCGCACCGATCGGCCATGTCGAGGCAAAGGTGTTCGACAAGGTGATGGCGGTCAACGTCACCGGCACATGGCGGCTGATCCGCTCGGTCGACCCGCTGCTGCGGCTTTCGGATGCGGGCCGGGCGATCGTGATCTCGTCGGGCGCGGCGCACTCCGCCCGCGCCTTCTGGGCGCCCTATGCCGCCTCCAAGGCCGCCGTCGAGGCGCTGGCCCGCTCCTGGGCCGACGAGACGAAGAACATGGCGCTCAGGGTCAACATTGTCGATCCGGGCGCGACCCGCACCGCGATGCGGGCACAGGCGATGCCGGGGGAGAACCCGGACACCCTGCCCACTCCGGCCGACGTCGCCGCGAGCATCCTGCGCCTGGCATCCCCGTCGCTGACCGACACCGGCCGCATCTGGAACGTCCGCAAGGGCGGATGGACGGATTACCGGCAACCGGAATAG
- a CDS encoding replicative DNA helicase, with translation MAEALRKNAPAETPLYREAPNNIEAEQALLGAILVNNDAYYRVSDFLKPSHFYEPLHRKIFEVAGELIRMGKMASPVTIKTFLPTDGKIGDLTVPHYLARIAAEAVTVINASDYGRAIYDLATRRALITVGEDMVNIAYDAPVDMSPSEQIEDAERRLFELAETGRYDGGFESFGDAVRTAIDMAAAAYQRDGHLSGIATGLRDLDNRMGGLQASDLIVLAGRPGMGKTSLATNIAFNIAEAYVPAQQADGSFKAANGGVIGFFSLEMSSEQLATRIISEQAEVPSSKIRRGDLTEADFEKLVACTQTLQKIPLYIDQTGGISIAQLAARARRLKRQRGLDVIVIDYIQLMQGSSAKASQNRVQEITEITTGLKALAKELGVPIIALSQLSRQVESRDDKRPQLSDLRESGSIEQDADVVIFVYREEYYLKNKEPKFGTEEYVKWENEMNEARGKAEVIIAKQRHGPTGTVSLAFHGEFTRFSDLAEEHHLPERFE, from the coding sequence ATGGCTGAAGCACTGCGCAAGAACGCCCCAGCGGAGACGCCGCTCTATCGCGAGGCGCCGAACAATATCGAGGCCGAGCAGGCCCTGCTGGGCGCGATCCTGGTCAACAACGACGCCTACTACCGCGTCTCCGACTTCCTGAAGCCGTCGCATTTCTACGAACCGCTGCACCGCAAGATCTTCGAGGTGGCGGGCGAGCTGATCCGGATGGGCAAGATGGCCAGCCCGGTGACGATCAAGACCTTCCTGCCCACCGACGGCAAGATCGGCGACCTGACCGTGCCGCATTATCTCGCGCGCATCGCCGCGGAGGCGGTGACCGTCATCAACGCGTCGGACTATGGCCGGGCGATCTACGACCTGGCGACGCGGCGCGCGCTGATCACGGTCGGCGAGGACATGGTCAACATCGCCTATGACGCGCCCGTCGACATGTCGCCGTCGGAACAGATCGAGGATGCCGAGCGACGCCTGTTCGAACTCGCCGAGACCGGCCGCTACGACGGCGGCTTCGAGAGCTTCGGCGACGCGGTGCGCACGGCGATCGACATGGCCGCGGCGGCCTATCAGCGCGATGGGCACCTGTCCGGCATCGCGACCGGCCTGCGCGACCTCGACAACCGCATGGGCGGGCTGCAGGCCTCCGACCTGATCGTGCTCGCCGGCCGCCCCGGCATGGGCAAGACGTCGCTCGCGACCAACATCGCCTTCAACATCGCCGAGGCCTATGTGCCGGCGCAGCAGGCCGACGGCTCGTTCAAGGCAGCGAACGGCGGCGTTATCGGCTTCTTCTCGCTCGAAATGTCGTCCGAGCAGCTCGCCACCCGCATCATCTCCGAGCAGGCGGAAGTCCCCTCCTCCAAGATTCGCCGTGGCGACCTGACTGAGGCGGACTTCGAAAAGCTGGTCGCCTGCACGCAGACCCTGCAGAAGATCCCGCTCTATATCGACCAGACCGGCGGCATTTCGATCGCACAGCTCGCCGCGCGCGCCCGGCGGCTGAAGCGGCAGCGCGGCCTCGACGTCATCGTGATCGACTATATCCAGCTGATGCAGGGGTCGAGCGCCAAGGCATCCCAGAACCGCGTGCAGGAGATCACCGAGATCACCACCGGGCTCAAGGCGCTGGCGAAGGAACTCGGCGTTCCGATCATCGCGCTCTCGCAGCTCTCCCGCCAGGTGGAAAGCCGCGACGACAAGCGCCCGCAGCTGTCGGACCTGCGCGAATCCGGCTCGATCGAGCAGGACGCGGACGTGGTCATTTTCGTGTATCGCGAGGAATACTATCTGAAGAACAAGGAGCCAAAGTTCGGCACCGAGGAATATGTGAAGTGGGAGAACGAGATGAACGAGGCGCGCGGCAAGGCCGAGGTCATCATCGCCAAACAGCGCCACGGACCGACGGGGACCGTGTCGCTTGCCTTCCACGGCGAATTCACCCGCTTTTCGGACCTGGCCGAGGAGCATCACCTGCCCGAGCGGTTCGAGTAG
- the purF gene encoding amidophosphoribosyltransferase has protein sequence MADVHDTPFSSDGDGFHDECGVFGIFGRHDAAAIVTLGLHALQHRGQEAAGIVSFDGSQFHVERHVGLIGDTFTKQAVIDSLKGSRAIGHTRYATTGGAGVRNIQPFFAELADGGFAVAHNGNLTNAMTLQRTLQKQGAIFSSTSDTETILHLVAMSKERDLNARFIDAVRQIEGAFSLVALSSKKMIGCRDPLGIRPLVLGDLDGAWILASETCALDIIGARFVRDLKPGEMVVITSKGIESLFPFEPQKSRFCIFEYVYFSRPDSSVEGRNVYDVRKRIGMELAKESPVDADIIVPVPDSGTPAAIGFSQEAKLPFELGIIRNHYVGRTFIQPGDSIRHMGVKLKHNANRSMIEGKRVVLVDDSIVRGTTSQKIVQMVRDAGAREVHMRIASPPTRASCFYGVDTPETSKLLASRMSVKEMADFIRVDSLGFLSIDGLYRAVGEAARDNETPQFCDACFTTQYPTRLTDHEGADNVRQLSVLATRA, from the coding sequence ATGGCTGACGTGCATGACACGCCTTTTTCGTCGGACGGCGACGGCTTTCACGACGAGTGCGGCGTCTTCGGCATCTTCGGACGCCACGACGCGGCCGCGATCGTCACGCTCGGCCTGCACGCGCTGCAGCATCGCGGCCAGGAGGCCGCGGGCATCGTCTCCTTCGACGGCAGCCAGTTCCATGTCGAGCGCCATGTCGGCCTGATCGGCGACACCTTCACCAAGCAGGCGGTGATCGATAGCCTGAAGGGCAGCCGCGCCATCGGCCATACGCGCTATGCCACCACAGGCGGCGCGGGCGTGCGCAACATCCAGCCTTTTTTCGCCGAGCTCGCCGACGGCGGCTTCGCCGTGGCGCATAACGGCAACCTGACCAATGCGATGACCTTGCAGCGCACGCTGCAGAAGCAGGGCGCGATCTTCTCGTCCACGTCCGACACCGAGACGATCCTGCACCTCGTGGCGATGAGCAAGGAGCGCGACCTCAATGCGCGCTTCATCGACGCGGTGCGCCAGATCGAGGGCGCGTTCTCGCTGGTCGCGCTGTCGTCGAAGAAGATGATCGGCTGCCGCGACCCGCTCGGCATCCGGCCGCTGGTGCTGGGCGACCTCGACGGCGCCTGGATCCTCGCCTCCGAGACCTGCGCGCTGGACATCATCGGCGCGCGGTTCGTCCGTGACCTGAAGCCCGGCGAGATGGTGGTGATCACCTCGAAGGGCATCGAGAGCCTGTTCCCGTTCGAGCCGCAGAAGTCGCGCTTCTGCATTTTCGAATATGTCTACTTCTCGCGGCCGGACTCGTCGGTCGAGGGCCGCAACGTCTATGACGTGCGCAAGCGCATCGGTATGGAACTGGCCAAGGAAAGCCCGGTCGACGCCGACATCATCGTGCCGGTGCCGGATTCCGGCACACCGGCGGCCATCGGCTTCTCGCAGGAAGCGAAGCTGCCGTTCGAGCTCGGCATCATCCGCAACCACTATGTCGGCCGCACCTTCATCCAGCCGGGCGATTCGATCCGCCATATGGGCGTGAAGCTGAAGCACAACGCCAATCGCTCGATGATCGAGGGCAAGCGCGTGGTGCTCGTCGACGATTCGATCGTGCGCGGCACGACCTCGCAGAAGATCGTGCAGATGGTGCGTGACGCGGGCGCCAGAGAGGTGCATATGCGCATCGCCTCGCCGCCCACCCGCGCTTCCTGCTTCTACGGCGTCGACACGCCCGAGACCTCGAAGCTCCTGGCGTCGCGCATGTCGGTCAAGGAGATGGCCGACTTCATCCGCGTGGATTCGCTCGGCTTCCTGTCGATCGACGGGCTCTACCGCGCCGTCGGCGAGGCCGCGCGCGACAACGAGACGCCGCAGTTCTGCGACGCCTGCTTCACGACGCAATATCCGACCCGCCTGACGGACCACGAAGGCGCGGACAATGTCCGCCAGCTCTCGGTTCTCGCCACGCGAGCCTGA